A stretch of Henckelia pumila isolate YLH828 chromosome 4, ASM3356847v2, whole genome shotgun sequence DNA encodes these proteins:
- the LOC140866118 gene encoding uncharacterized protein, with the protein MAPADPNYGSGGVAGGGVTRDQASVKVRSKDPKKKEEKEEDRSEWYGRVQNSDPGLQKIALESMRVDMDGARQKKVQKYEEFVDQRLKPDLVRAIAERDKVFEQQKIFSDLKKNIENLEKNNVTNLRTLVNLGSEVYMQADVPDTSHIFVDVGLGFHVEFTRSEALNFIATKDEHISRKIDEYTRLIASIKAQIKMVCEGIREILQLPMSYSIN; encoded by the exons ATGGCACCGGCTGATCCGAACTACGGTAGCGGCGGCGTCGCTGGCGGTGGAGTGACTAGGGATCAGGCTTCAGTGAAGGTGCGTTCTAAAGACCCAAAAAAGAAGGAAGAGAAGGAAGAAGACCGG TCGGAGTGGTACGGGAGGGTGCAAAACTCGGATCCCGGGCTCCAGAAAATTGCTCTGGAGAGCATGAG GGTTGATATGGACGGGGCACGACAAAAGAAAGTGCAGAAGTATGAAGAGTTTGTTGATCAGCGGCTGAAGCCTGATCTTGTTCGTGCTATTGCGGAGCG GGACAAGGTGTTCGAGCAACAGAAGATTTT CTCTGATCTGAAAAAAAACATTGAGAACCTGGAGAAGAACAATGTGACCAATCTTAGGACACTGGTGAACCTTGGTTCTGAAGTTTATATGCAAGCTGATGT GCCAGATACGAGTCATATATTTGTAGATGTTGGACTTGGATTTCATGTGGAGTTTACAAGATCTGAAGCTCTCAACTTTATTGCTACCAAGGACGAACATATATCGAG GAAGATTGATGAATACACTCGCTTAATTGCATCAATTAAAGCTCAGATTAAGATG GTCTGTGAAGGAATTAGAGAGATCCTCCAGCTTCCAATGAGTTATAGCATCAATTGA